tggaTATTATATGATAGTTATAGATAAACTACAAGTATATTGAAAACagattattatgatatttttatggtaaaaatttgtatgagacgcTCTCAtggatcatattttgtgagacagatcttttatttaggTAATCCATGacaaagtattactttttattgtgaataacgataaggttgacccgtctgacagataaaaattcgtgagatcgtctcacaagaaatctactctatttttattaaataaaaatatgtaactTTTGTGGAGACCATTGTTTATTCTGTAGACATCACACATGACAATGGATAAGAATAATTAGACAGCATCTTATAGCAATACCCTAATAAAAGAAGTCAATTACTCAAACTCTTtctctctccaatttttctatTTTATCGTTGAATATCGACTCACCCTAAGATTGATCTCATCTAAATATTAACTTTCTATTTTTTGTTCATATTTCTCTAACCATGCAAATTGCAAATCATTTACCAACATAACAAGAGTATTCTATttgataaattattatttttaaaacatgaAGATGAATCACTTGACGTGAAAACAACTTATGGATACTTTAACAAGACAAAGTTGTGTTTAACTTGGCAACCCTTTTTGTTATCGCAATTAATCAGTGTCCTGAAGTTAAAGAGATTACATTGAGACGATAGGGAGACCCGATATGGAAATGGATTTCTATTCTATAGGAATGGAAACCGAGTTGGACTGAATATTATCCACATTAATCTATTTATTGTGTTAAAAAACCTTACTTTTATTccaattttcaatttaaattttgGCATGAATTGTACAAGAGAATATTTACATTCATCTTCCATTCTATTGGATAAAAAAATGCTTCGTATATGTAAGCCTACTTTCTCTACGTCAAATCAAAATTTTACGATTCACATTATTTATCCTTTCttaataaatgatttaaaatatatatatatattgtcatTTTCGttatcaaatacattattcatacTTTTTGTGCTTAGTTATTTGAGCATACAagagtttttattttaatttttttatcaatttgaattaattatttttataaattaataatccATATCCTCATTCTTAACTCACTTCAAATTTATTTATGAGTGtttctcatgtgagaccgtttcacggatcctaatatgtgagacgggtcaactataccaatattcatgataaaaaataatgctcttagcataaaaagtaatattttttcatggatgatccaaataagagatccgtctcacaaatacaatcCGTCAGACAatatcacacaagtttttgcctctaTATTTTTTAGACGGGCGAACATTCCAAATTAGAGGTTTGTTCCTCCAATTAATCTACAACATtccaaaatataatataaaaatattgtgTTCAATTTTTTGACTTCTTAATGAACACTGCGGTTTAGGTGTTATTGCCTTGAAGATCATCATAACACGACTTTTCCATCCTAAGACGAAGTCGCGTTTTGAAATTTCATCGGTTTCTTGACCCCATTTTGGAACAGGAAGCATCAGATAGAGGGGACTGAAACGAAAATGGCGAGTTGGATTCCCATTGGAAATGTGGCTGCCAGACCATTACTATTCAAGAATTTCATATTTGGGTTTAGACCCATTGTCCTTAATGCCCAAACGGTATTATTCACCGCATCAGCTTTGCCTGCTTCGTCCTCGGCGTCTAGAAAGCTCATACTCTACTCTAAGCCCGGATGCTGTTTGTGCGATGGCCTCAAAGAAAAGCTCGATGCTGCATTCTCTCTTTCCGGGCCACATTCTATCCATGATGTCCAGCTACAGGTTCGAATACATCTCCTAATTTCGTTTCACTCTCTGCTGAAGTCTGGATGCATATAATTCTAAAGCGAAGGATTTGTTATGAAGTTCGAATCCTTTATGCGATTGCCGGAtcgaaaaaattttaaactctattTTATGTGCAACTTTAGAACACATTAAATTGCTCCAGTTCAACTAGGCTGATATGTCCGCCTATGTATTTAGTATTTAAAATGCATTGCCTTTGAAACAATTTGCTAGTTCAAATTCCCATATTTCCCATAAATATGAAAAACTGCTTTGGGTTTTTGTAGATAAGGGATATCACGAGTAATCCCGAGTGGGAGAAGCTTTACCAGTATGAGATACCTGTGTTGGCCAGAGTCCGAGAAGATGGCACCGAGGTTTGCAATTTTAATTTATCAATGTCAATTAATTCTTGGAGAAATGGTGCTTAGCTTATTTCAAATCTTTTACTG
This genomic interval from Primulina eburnea isolate SZY01 chromosome 16, ASM2296580v1, whole genome shotgun sequence contains the following:
- the LOC140817007 gene encoding uncharacterized protein, encoding MASWIPIGNVAARPLLFKNFIFGFRPIVLNAQTVLFTASALPASSSASRKLILYSKPGCCLCDGLKEKLDAAFSLSGPHSIHDVQLQIRDITSNPEWEKLYQYEIPVLARVREDGTEEVLPRLSPRLGVELVQKKIAAAFSS